In Candidatus Nezhaarchaeota archaeon, the sequence GGAACGGAAGCGAACAACTTAGCTATAACTGGCTCAGCTATTGCATCGCATGGTAGGAGGAAGATCCTCATTTCCAGCATAGAGCATTTAAGTGTTGTGTTTCCAGCTGAAAGCCTGGAGAGGCATGGATTTAAGGTCTTGAAGATACCAGTCAATGAAGAGGGATTCGTAAACTTAGAGTTCCTATCTAATAACTTAGATAGGGATACCCTAATTGTGAGCATAGCAACAATAAACCACGAGATAGGGACTATCCAAGACATTAAGGCTATACGCGACATAGTTAAGGATAGGGATGAAGGGATACTACTTCACACGGATGCTTGCGATGCTCTTGGAAGAGTATCACTGGACTTGAAGAAGCTTGGTGTTGATCTAGCCTCCTTCAGTAGCCACAAGGTGTATGGTCCCAAGGGTGTTGGAGCCCTCTATGTTAAGGAGGGTGTTAAGCTTGAACCAGTAATTCGTGGACAACTCAGCACTCAGAAACTTTGGCCTGGAGTTGAGAATGTACCCGGCATAATAGGCTTCTCTAAGGCTGTTGAGTTCATGCACACTAACTTCAGGGAAAATGTAGCGAAAATGAGTGAGCTTAGGGATAAACTGATAAATGGCATCTTAAGTAACATCGACTTCACTGTTCTAAATGGTCCTTATGGTGACAAGAGAGCTCCAGACAACGTTAACATTAGCTTCCTATACTGTGAGGGGGAAGCTTTAACTGTCGAGTTGAGTTTAAACGGGATTTACGTTTCTAGTGGAAGTGCATGTACAAGTCGAGTCTTAGAGCCAAGCCACGTTCTATTAGCCATTGGGAGAAAGTATGAGGAGGCTCACGGGAGCTTACTTATGAAGGTA encodes:
- a CDS encoding cysteine desulfurase, with the protein product MAYSDLLRSISELIDSHGKPKREVYLDNENSGLIVSEALKAMEDAYLRCGRGHPSITHLMGWMSYQSLYEATVKIASAINCNPEEIVYTHSGTEANNLAITGSAIASHGRRKILISSIEHLSVVFPAESLERHGFKVLKIPVNEEGFVNLEFLSNNLDRDTLIVSIATINHEIGTIQDIKAIRDIVKDRDEGILLHTDACDALGRVSLDLKKLGVDLASFSSHKVYGPKGVGALYVKEGVKLEPVIRGQLSTQKLWPGVENVPGIIGFSKAVEFMHTNFRENVAKMSELRDKLINGILSNIDFTVLNGPYGDKRAPDNVNISFLYCEGEALTVELSLNGIYVSSGSACTSRVLEPSHVLLAIGRKYEEAHGSLLMKVTPFHAMSDIDYVLEVLPSVVKRIRSISPLKPKREVK